Proteins encoded within one genomic window of Brassica napus cultivar Da-Ae unplaced genomic scaffold, Da-Ae ScsIHWf_2397;HRSCAF=3098, whole genome shotgun sequence:
- the LOC125600808 gene encoding protein ALWAYS EARLY 1-like has protein sequence MGPSRTSKSVYKRSNKEASPEKELRNSSKTKPRKKRLTDKLGPQWTKVELERFYEAYRKHGRDWKKVAAVVRNNRSVDMVEALFNMNRAYLSLPEGTASVVGLIAMMTDHYSVIEESESEEEEEEEEEEEGHGASVKYQKRKLAQLSSSDFRQEVIPPHSVASAGGCLPFLKLTQAYGIERRAAGKRTPRFPVPSEYEREDREVSMPPSKRAKKQLDADDDDTLALAMANAARRGEESQYRRAEVNGNTSNGKMSQAKEAQSKHGASSMVRNVVRIRRDRRHIKAAPGGALLVNTEGVGTVEVPQKGKNVRREEAEGAASNDSGEAGSANEGFKSGDEFEALQALAALSGLLSPDGLTESESNPQLKEDIIANNVDEKPHTPETFVRSYQRRKSKQAGPEDSLPHAISPANTRKPKSAQETIDANAGFVEEAGTLKRKRKTLHDKESAKDDDLKTMFKARRADQSPPKKLRTAKTAEESSSPSDKKITEPDAVVSATQVSGPGPASLPQRPPNRRKMSLKKSLRERAKISETTHEKPHSCKKELLKEQVSTCLSCPLVRRRCIYEWFYSAIDYPWFAKMEFIDFLNHLGIGTPRLTRLEWSVIKSSLGRTRRFSEKFIQEERDKLKQYRESARKHYTELRAGAREVLPRDFAQPLSVGNRVIAIHPKTREVRDGKILTVDHNKCNVLFDDLGADMVMDIDIMPLNPLEYMPDGLMRQIESKEAELNRQPSSDKSALFPPPVLENIDFSMVPPKKQDDRDKRVTTDQSYNIANDNARQGENQRALMLEYASDAEEMGPEMLGIVSGSRSIAQAMVDAAMKAASLVKDDKDKRNVVLQALDSIVSGLKHQGQTNGSFDHHHQSWSPSNTEGLMTSELIASCLSTWLMIQRCTEKQYPPADIAQVMEIAVRSLEPRCPQNMPIYRDIQTCMGWITNQIMCLVKPMKI, from the exons ATGGGGCCCAGTAGGACGTCCAAGAGTGTGTACAAACGTTCCAACAAAGAAGCTTCTCCAGAGAAAGAGTTAAGGAACTCTAGCAAAACCAAGCCAAGA AAGAAGAGATTGACTGATAAGCTGGGACCTCAGTGGACGAAAGTAGAGCTTGAGCGTTTCTATGAGGCCTATAGGAAGCATGGGAGAGACTGGAAGAAG GTAGCTGCTGTAGTAAGGAATAACCGGTCTGTTGACATGGTGGAAGCTCTTTTTAATATGAACCGG GCATATTTATCTCTGCCCGAGGGAACTGCCTCTGTCGTTGGCCTCATTGCAATGATGACTGATCATTACAGCGTCATA GAGGAGAGcgaaagtgaagaagaagaagaagaagaagaagaagaagaaggccaTGGTGCTTCGGTTAAATATCAGAAGCGCAAACTGGCTCAACTTTCGTCTAGTGATTTTCGCCAAGAAGTTATTCCACCACATTCAGTTGCATCAGCGGGAGGCTGCCTCCCATTTCTGAAGCTGACACAAGCTTATG GAATAGAGCGGCGTGCCGCTGGTAAACGTACACCTCGGTTTCCTGTACCAAGTGAATACGAGAGGGAAGATAGAGAAGTTTCTATGCCACCAAGTAAAAGAGCCAAGAAGCAACTTGATGCCGATGACGATGATACACTAGCGCTAGCAATGGCAAATGCAGCGAGAAGGGGAGAAGAATCACAATATAGAAGAGCAGAAGTCAatggcaacacttcaaatggaaaAATG TCACAAGCAAAGGAAGCTCAATCCAAGCACGGTGCTAGCTCCATGGTTAGGAATGTGGTGAGAATAAGGCGAGACAGAAGGCATATAAAGGCAGCGCCTGGTGGAGCTTTGTTGGTGAATACGGAAGGGGTTGGTACCGTGGAGGTTCCCCAGAAGGGGAAAAATGTGAGACGCGAAGAAGCAGAAGGAGCTGCTTCTAATGACAGCGGAGAAGCCGGCAGTGCCAATGAGGGATTCAAATCTGGAG ATGAATTTGAAGCACTGCAAGCATTGGCTGCATTGTCAGGTTTACTGTCTCCTGATGGTTTAACGGAATCAG AATCAAATCCACAGTTGAAAGAAGACATAATAGCTAATAACGTGGATGAGAAACCTCACACTCCGGAAACCTTTGTCAGAAGCTATCAAAGACGAAAATCAAAACAAGCAGGACCAGAAGACAGTCTTCCACATGCAATTTCACCTGCTAATACTAGAAAACCAAAATCTGCGCAGGAAACCATTGATGCTAATGCTGGTTTCGTAGAGGAAGCTGGCACTTTAAAACGAAAACGTAAAACTCTACATGATAAG GAATCGGCTAAAGATGATGATTTGAAGACTATGTTCAAAGCGAGACGTGCTGATCAGAGTCCACCAAAGAAGCTGAGAACTGCAAAAACCGCGGAAGAATCTTCTTCACCTAGTGATAAGAAAATAACTGAACCAGATGCAGTAGTGTCAGCTACACAAGTTTCAGGTCCAGGTCCAGCGAGTTTGCCGCAGAGACCACCAAACAGGCGTAAGATGAGTTTGAAGAAGAGTTTACGAGAGAGAGCTAAAATTTCTGAAACCACTCATGAGAAGCCACATAGTTGCAAGAAAGAGTTATTAAAG GAGCAAGTTTCTACTTGTCTGTCATGTCCATTGGTACGTAGAAGGTGCATATATGAATGGTTCTACAGTGCTATTGACTACCCCTGGTTTGCAAAGATGGAGTTCATTGATTTTCTAAATCATTTGGGGATTGGTACTCCAAGACTTACTCGTCTTGAATGGAGCGTCATTAAAAG TTCTCTTGGTAGAACTCGGAGATTCTCTGAGAAGTTCATACAGGAAGAGCGGGATAAACTCAAACAGTATCGTGAATCTGCGAGAAAGCATTACACAGAGCTGCGTGCAGGTGCAAGGGAAGTGCTTCCTAGAGATTTTGCTCAGCCTTTATCAGTGGGGAACAGAGTCATTGCCATCCATCCTAAAACACGTGAAGTTCGTGATGGCAAGATTCTTACTGTTGATCATAACAAGTGCAACGTTCTGTTTGATGACTTGGGCGCCGACATGGTTATG GACATTGATATCATGCCTTTAAATCCGTTGGAATATATGCCAGACGGTCTGATGAGGCAAATCGAAAGCAAAGAAGCAGAGCTTAACAGACAACCAAGCTCTGATAAATCTGCTTTGTTCCCTCCTCCTGTACTTGAAAATATCGACTTCTCCATGGTTCCTCCTAAGAAACAG GATGATAGGGACAAGCGAGTCACTACTGATCAATCATATAACATAGCTAATGACAACGCAAGACAAGGTGAAAACCAACGAGCTCTGATGTTGGAGTATGCTTCAGATGCAGAG GAAATGGGGCCAGAAATGCTTGGAATAGTTAGTGGTTCAAGGTCAATAGCACAAGCAATGGTGGATGCAGCTATGAAG GCTGCATCTTTGGTAAAGGATGACAAAGACAAAAGGAATGTGGTTCTACAAGCTTTAGACTCAATAGTGTCTGGTTTAAAGCATCAAGGCCAAACCAATGGCagctttgatcatcatcatcaaagctGGTCTCCCTCAAACACTGAAGGTTTGATGACTTCAGAGCTTATCGCCTCTTGTCTTTCAACTTGGCTCATGATTCag AGGTGCACAGAGAAGCAGTACCCACCAGCTGATATAGCTCAGGTGATGGAGATagcagtgagaagcttggagccAAGGTGTCCCCAGAACATGCCCATCTACAGAGATATTCAGACTTGTATGGGGTGGATCACGAATCAAATTATGTGTCTTGTAAAACCCATGAAAATTTAA
- the LOC125600775 gene encoding cyclin-H1-1-like: MADFQTSTQRAKQRDIKLLNHRAVHLLEKCGTTQVEVDASGSLTYPTQKVDAGGDQGDKKLKPLSVDEELFMRAFYEAKVQEVCSAFEFPHKIQATALQYFKRFYLQWSVMQHHPKEIMLTCVYAACKIEENHVSAEEIGKGIKQDHHVILKYEMAVLQSLEFDLIVYAPYRAIEGFVTNMEEFLQARDDEIQKLESLLKAATAEADKVMLTDAPLLFPPGQLALAALRIANGVLGVVDFDR; the protein is encoded by the exons ATGGCAGATTTCCAGACATCAACTCAAAGAGCCAA GCAGAGAGATATAAAGCTGCTAAACCATAGGGCAGTGCACTTGCTAGAGAAG TGTGGAACAACCCAAGTTGAAGTAGATGCTAGTGGATCACTAACTTATCCCACGCAGAAAGTTGATGCAGGAGGAGATCaag GTGATAAGAAGCTTAAGCCTTTGAGTGTTGATGAAGAACTGTTCATGAGAGCTTTTTATGAGGCCAAGGTCCAAGAAGTCTGCAGTGCCTTTGAGTTCCCTCACAAGATTCAG GCAACAGCTCTCCAATACTTTAAAAGATTTTATCTGCAATGGTCTGTTATGCAACATCATCCAAAAGAAATAAT GTTAACCTGCGTGTATGCAGCCTGTAAAATAGAGGAGAATCATGTATCTGCTGAGGAGATAGGGAAGGGGATTAAACAAGATCACCACGTCATTCTCAAGTATGAGATGGCTGTTCTTCAG AGTTTGGAATTTGATCTGATTGTCTATGCACCATATCGTGCAATCGAAGGCTTTGTCACCAACATGGAG GAGTTTCTTCAAGCTAGAGATGATGAAATCCAAAAACTGGAG AGTTTGCTCAAAGCGGCAACAGCAGAAGCCGATAAAGTTATGCTCACAGATGCTCCACTCCTTTTTCCTCCTGGCCAG TTGGCGTTGGCTGCTTTGCGTATTGCAAATGGGGTTCTTGGAGTGGTTGACTTTGACAG GTAA